A region of Reichenbachiella carrageenanivorans DNA encodes the following proteins:
- a CDS encoding PorT family protein — translation MSSFAHGQTNFGIYVGSVTNKFEGDDVSKLTDLRFSIKSTITTGVVIDIPVASDVYITIIPGYKTIAGTTYKSNPLYEVQVNLGLSPTAPRYKDISDIKLQYIALPVLLKVISNNERWQFMAGIESAWSFSSKLTDLEIDSKIEIGQHIRDINVSAIFGFGYRFNLLKQKFAFDLMYTQGLLNVSSGYQLDVASVPRVKTTTGESRLTWYLPLKSAKKQ, via the coding sequence ATGAGCAGCTTTGCTCACGGACAAACCAATTTTGGCATATATGTAGGCTCTGTAACCAATAAATTTGAAGGAGACGATGTGTCTAAACTAACTGATCTTAGATTTAGCATCAAAAGCACGATAACCACTGGTGTCGTTATAGACATCCCTGTGGCATCCGACGTATATATCACAATCATACCAGGGTACAAAACCATTGCTGGAACAACCTACAAATCCAACCCCCTCTATGAAGTGCAGGTCAATTTAGGCCTATCCCCCACTGCCCCGAGATACAAAGATATTTCCGATATCAAACTGCAATATATCGCACTCCCTGTACTACTCAAGGTCATTTCTAACAATGAAAGGTGGCAATTCATGGCAGGTATAGAATCTGCTTGGAGCTTTAGCTCCAAGCTCACCGATTTAGAAATCGATAGCAAAATAGAAATCGGTCAACACATCCGAGACATCAATGTATCTGCCATTTTTGGATTTGGCTACAGGTTCAATCTATTAAAACAAAAATTTGCTTTCGACCTCATGTACACCCAAGGACTACTCAATGTATCTAGCGGCTATCAGCTAGATGTGGCTAGTGTACCCAGAGTAAAGACCACCACTGGTGAAAGTAGACTAACCTGGTATCTCCCTCTCAAATCAGCCAAAAAACAATGA
- a CDS encoding DUF6089 family protein — protein sequence MKNLIPFILILLCVFDNQKAFAQDSLKQKTKEIHLGIGPASYSGDLGKAYAGSSLLFTAGLKFNNNKKLNGNVKISIGSVTGQELDYATTDDSGVPATPNTFFKSTFIGLNYEAQFNFINKEKIKVYLSQGIGLFRFDPRNEEDNRLSDLPDTRPVGESYRNIVIQLPTQLGAKYYLPNDFALGIQVGFINPITDHLDNLAIWGNKNGNDNILSFQFQIHAPLSPR from the coding sequence ATGAAAAACCTCATTCCCTTTATTCTGATACTCCTCTGTGTATTTGACAATCAAAAGGCTTTCGCTCAAGATTCACTCAAACAAAAAACAAAGGAAATACATTTAGGCATTGGACCCGCCTCCTACAGCGGAGACTTAGGGAAAGCCTATGCAGGAAGTTCCTTACTATTCACCGCTGGGCTCAAATTCAACAATAACAAAAAGCTAAATGGAAATGTAAAAATCTCAATTGGCTCGGTGACCGGACAAGAACTAGACTATGCCACAACAGACGACTCTGGCGTACCTGCCACCCCAAACACTTTCTTCAAAAGCACTTTTATTGGGCTCAATTATGAAGCGCAATTCAACTTTATCAATAAAGAAAAAATCAAAGTTTACCTTTCTCAGGGTATAGGGCTTTTCAGATTTGACCCTAGAAATGAGGAAGACAACAGACTCTCTGACCTCCCAGATACGCGACCGGTCGGGGAAAGCTATCGCAACATAGTGATACAACTACCGACTCAACTCGGTGCTAAATACTACCTCCCCAATGATTTTGCTCTAGGTATTCAGGTCGGATTCATCAATCCTATTACTGATCACTTAGACAACCTAGCCATATGGGGCAATAAGAATGGCAATGACAATATTTTGTCTTTCCAATTTCAAATCCATGCTCCTCTATCTCCTAGATAA